The following nucleotide sequence is from Oryzias melastigma strain HK-1 linkage group LG3, ASM292280v2, whole genome shotgun sequence.
taacaattttgAAGTGAATACATGCAGGTATACTCTTGTGCTCGAATGGAAAGACAAAATTTACactgaatgtatttttacacAATGGATCCAGTTGACTGTATCATAATGTTATTGTTTGAACATGTCTgatgtctgtttttctcttcagaatGCTTCAGAACAATCAGCTTAAAAGTGTCCCTAGTGCAGCTCTGAAGAACCTCCAGTCTCTCCAGTCTCTGTAAGTCATCTACAAGAACACGCACTCATTGGACATTATTTGGTGTTATTATTGCTTGTGGAATTGAACAGACTAACATCCAAAAACTTGATATTGTTTGTGACACCCTTACAAACCACCTCCTGTCCTGTACTcagagggacaaaaaaaaactgcatggaGTTACGATAGAGCAGTTTATCTAATATTGCATGTTGTTGTTCAACTTTCTGCACATgtgaagttttaaatgttttctgaagTATTTCCTTATCAGATgcatgaaaatgtgtgtttatagaCAGCAGATGATCTGTTAGATAGAGGTTTCGAAGGAGAAATGCACTTAAAATGCACTAAAGGTATGTCTGGAACAGATTTCAGTTCATTTACTTTGGCTGGCAAATGAGGTTCTGCTCAGTCTCTTTGGCACTGGAGgagatttttgtgcttttgctgTGTTGGTATGtccaaaaattcattttgccAAGAGTAACATACTGGAAGGTTCCTGCATTTTGACAGATATTCCTACACATGTACAAAATCTTTCAATCATGGGCTCTGTTGACTCTGGAAATCTTTGGCCTTTCCTCTGAAAAAGTTTCAGTCATCACGAATTTGATGGTTTTGTAAGTATAAGTGAGTTTAGTTTGACGTTTATCGTGCAACCAAAATAGTATAATGAAAGCACCATATGATGTCAGCTGCAAACATTGGATCTATCAGATCTCAGCCTAGCGGCGCCCCAAGTATTAGCGTGACTGTGTTGTTCAAGAACCCATTCAAACTCACAGTTCTACTTTGTTAAACCTCGTGGCTATTTAGGTGTGTGCAGCGGTTGCTGAAAATATGCCAGTTCAATGATTTATCCCTTATCAGAATGGGCTTTTTTCTAGTACTAATTCTTTCCTGTTGTTTGGAGGAATTCAGTCATCAGCGATGACTCTGaaactttaaatattgtttGATACTGACAGTCTAGATGTGTTGCATTAAGTCTAGCAAAAGATGACCCTCCGTTACTGAAGCTTTgtcattttatgacttttctgTCTGAGCTACCTGTTCAGGGGCTTATTGCATGCATTAGCCTAAGGTTCCCTGCATTGTTTATTCAGTGGAATCATAACATACCTAACCAGTTTAACGTGTGGCTTCAtatgaaaaaatgattaatcttTTCTAGGAAGTCACAGTgctgctttaaaagaaaagttgtctttcttttgctttatttctacAGAATCAACACTAGGTTCTCCACATTTGTGTTAATTCCTCTTTTCCTGTCTTTTTCACTTCATATAGACTTTTGGAGGAATGGATACGGCTGGAGTAAtgtgctctttttaaaaaaagcaatctgtcctttcttgtttctgtttttagcctaatCTATCTTAAGTCCTTCTCTGTGTAGGTCTTACAGTGCACAGACAAAGTGTTGCGCTTTGGCAAAAGGAAAGGCTTTGTTTGTATTAGGTCTTTAGGAGGTGGATGTCAATCACAGTTGTTTTGCTCTCAGGCCAGACACTTGAGGAATTTAGAGGGAGGGTGACATGCTCAGAAGAGGAGGATAGCAGGAGAAAACTGCACTTTGTGGGTGAAATAAACTGCATACTAATAAAGGTGGATAGATAGAGAACACATgactaataataatattattcaCTGGTACTTAAGTGCActaaaaattcacatttgtaTATAatcaaatgttgattttaagACCTTTTGTCTTttcacatctttttgttttgtagtcGTCTGGATGCAAACCACATCACCACAGTTCCAGATGAAAGTTTTCAAGGCCTTCAGCAGCTACGCCACCTCTGGCTGGACGACAACCACCTGACCCAGGTCCCTGTTGGCTCTCTGACACACCAGGCAAACCTTCAGGCTCTTACGCTGGCTCTGAACCGAATCACCTACATACCAGCCAACGCCTTTGCAAACCTCACCAGTCTAGTTGTGCTGTAAGTCAGAATAAGCTTTTCCTCTGCTTGTGATTACAAATGTTCATTCACGCCTCGGCTTTCAGTGTTTAACATGCGTTTCTCTTGTACTGTCAATAAGTAAAGCCTGTGCACAGTAAGCATAGTGTAAACAGTGTCGCAATCACCAAACCATTAGGTCCGTTTAGTTGTTAAGGATTAAAATTGCACAACTCTTGATGTCCTCATCCTCATCAATTACTCTTTAGTATTTGGCACCCTTGCTGCAGGATGATCCTATCATTGTACAACATggatatataatataaaaaatatttttttcttcatatctTAAGTTTTGCTCAGATGTCTGAACCATATAAACTCTATTTTATGCACttatacttgaaaaaaaaactgttaaaacatccaactgctctttttttttgtagatgtgTTAGGCTTTAGTTCTGAACACATCCTaagagaaaatgaagattagCCACCAAGTCTAAACATCCGGtaggatttatttttgctgcagcttttaaatctaaatttattgGCAATACAGTTTTAGTCTTAACATTTTCCTCTTcgtctttctgtcttttttttttttttcgtgtgtTGGTACTTTAGCAAATGCCACGGGGATTTCAGTTTGAATGTTAAcaggattttaaataaatgacaccACTTTGCACAGGAATGTAAATCTAGgtgaactttgttttatttgtgaaggGAAATGCTTCCATTTTTCATGTCTCCTCAAGTCAGACTagaagtttgggtttttttttttttttttgccccctcACAGTTGCTGTTATACATAGCCTAAATACACGTGTAAGCACAGAAACATTTGCTTCAGGGTTAATATAAACAGGTCAAAATAAACAGGAAGAAAAGAGCCAAATCTAATAGTTAGCTCAAGCCCACAGCAAACACACACGTTGTACAAACACCTCCGTCACGCTCTGctttggaaaaatatttgtgCAGAATATTTTAGCAGCTTAAAGACGGGACTGAagtaaatcctgttttttggaatatttatttGATCTTGATCTCGTTGTCGTAACTTCGTTTTCCTGCTTCTAGGCATCTTCATAACAACAGAATCAGGGAGATCGCAGGCAACTCCTTTGCTGGGCTGGTGAACCTGGAGACTCTGTAAGTCCACAGTGTGCTTCTTCCCCCCACACCCACTTCTGCTCCTATCCTCCAGACATCATTGTGTCCACTTCCTTCTTTAATTGCTGTAGGATAAATAGAGCAAAGTACGTGATGCTTATCAACTCTGCCCTCCCACTGTTCACTTCCTACTGCCACACAGCCATGAAAAAGCCTTTTAGTGACGCCTTCAAATTAACAGCAAAGAGACGGTAGAAGAAGCcgttcttatttttattttttttaaactacagctaaaaatgttattatttgtagtttttatacAATCTTGTATTTTGTGGGGTTTCTTGCAATATAATCACCCAGCCAGCTCTCATGTTTTTGTTgggttttgtaaaaaaatcgAGTTAAGCTGTTGTTgagttttgatcaaattaagTCAACCTTCACTAGAATTCTGTTACAGGATTTGGGAAATGTGAACAGTTTTCTCCAGACAAACTCCTGCCAGTCACAGAGGAACTATTATGGCTTAGAATATgatgttttgtgtatttatacAACAATTCATTATCAGTTAATTACTGAATTATGAATCTTTAGTGATGCTGAATTAGGTAAAATGTGGTgccaaaaatataattaagaatttaaaataatataaatgtacTCATAAATCTTGAATTgatataaaatatgaattaataaatgaattacttaagttttagtgtttaaaagtcagaatttgtCTGCAACCATAAGATTTTCATACAGTCTTTTTTCAATTGCAccttttttatagcaaaaatttaatattttacaagaaatgAATGTAACAAATCAATATCATCAAGatttttgggtttattttaaaatcttttagaaTTTCTACTTACTGGTTTTAAATACTGgaaatctgagtttttatttttacctttaggctaaaaaaaattaacatttggcttcttttttttgaacCGATactttatgctaattttgttcataaaaatcACATAATCAGACGGATTTCAAAGATCAAGTTCAACATTTCTTATTGTGGAATTAATGAATTAATGTGTAATTTcagattgattttatttatgttacatTGCAAGAAAACCAGATTCACTTcctgtgtctgtctgtctgtctagaGATCTTAACTTCAACAACTTGATGGTGTTTCCTAAAGCAATAGAAGCCCTGCCCAAACTGAAGGAACTGTGAGTCTGCTGCCGCTCAAGTCAAATATGTCGTAGAGTACTATAAAAGTCAtcttaaaactccaaaattgtgttttccattaaaataatGTGAAGAATGTTAATCTTGGGTTTCTAATCTTCTCTCCGAAGGGGGTTTCACAGCAACGACATTTCTTCCATACCTGAAGGGGCCTTCCATAACAACCCTCTGCTGCGTACCATGTAAGGTCAAACTCGAGGAGGACTTTTCTAAAGCACAGATGTAACTGTATTTGGAATGAGACAAACTTCTGAAACTTTTCCAAGATAAATGTCCAGAAGATGGTGCCATACTCTCTTAGTGAAGTGTTGAACCCCCCACCCTTCTGTTTTTTCAGACACCTTTATGACAACCCTCTGTCTTTTGTGGGCGCCACAGCTTTCCAGAATCTGTCTGATCTACACTCTTTGTAAgaaattactttattgattCAATCAGTAGAggttttgtttaattattttaatgattttgctTTTCACTGGGTTTGTTTCAGAATATTGCGTGGAGCCAATAAGATGCAGGATTTTCCCATTCTTACAGGAACTAAAAACCTCGAGAGCCTGTAAGAAAACCTACTGTCAGATGTTTATCTTATTCATCTCAGAAGGGTTTTTAGTTTAATGTACTCTTCTTTTTTGTGGGTGGGGCTTTAGGACCCTGTCTGGAACCAAAATATCATCTTTACCCATGGATCTTTGTGAGAACCTCAGGCTGCTGCGAACGCTGTGAGAGACTTTTCTTGTTCTAGTCGGGATGTTTAACGGTTGATCTGTTGTAAATAAAACTATGTTCGAATGGGGCGATCATGACATGAAcaggagaacattttctatgTTATTGGGGCGGTCCAGTccttataattattattttatgaattttgttACTAATTTTCTTGGaagtacattttcaaaacaagccaaaaaatgaaatattacaagagatttttttcctctaatgtaaaatgtagcaaaaaaaaaatctttgtttaccAGTAACTACAGAATGATGGCATAGTTTATCATTTTGTCTGTCTTCATTGGTTTTGAATTGTCCCAGACGTCTTGTTATTGAATCGATTTTTCTTTATCAGTGACCTGTCCTACAATGAAATAGAGCAGTTACCATCCTTCCAGGGCTGCATCCACATACAAGAGATGTGAGtgagaaaaagctgttttacaaTCTTTTCTGACAGGAACAAAAGACATCTATTCTTTTAAGGCAATACATTGTTCTGATgttttacacaataaaaaacgAAAacgttgtttttctttgaaatctgCAGAAGTTTTCAGCACAATAGAATCCAACAGATCGACAGAGACACCTTCCAAAGTCTCTCTGCACTCCATTTGCTGTAAGTCAAACTCTCGGACTTTCAATAATTGTGTGTTGTTGGGGTTGTGAGCTCATTGTGTTGTGGTGTTACAGAGACCTGAGCAGAAATCAAATCCAAGTGATTCACAGAGACGCCTTCCTCACCCTAACCTCCCTCAACAACCTGTGAGTTCACCTggagtttatattttttgtttcttttcaccAAACCTAAaaacttttctgtttattttccagAGACCTGAGTATGAACTCTCTGACTACTATCCCTTCAAGAGGCCTGAGCGCTGTCAGTCAGCTGAAACTGTCTGGGAATCCTCAGATGAAAAACATGCTGACGGCTAAAGATCTACCAAAACTCATGTGAGGAAGAACTCCTACATTTCCTAAGAAGTTAAAAGAGTTTCAATTGATTTTAAGCATGTGGCTCTGGGAGAGTCTGACATTACCCAACCCTTATCTGCACCATCAACTGAAGCATGAAGCGAGGTGATGAAACATTGAATCCAGATGGAGCAAACATACATAAAGGGTGATATGATAAAGTTGGagtattagaaaaataaataaataaagttgcttgacagttaacattttaaaagatgaaatcCTGAGCTTTCAGAAAACTTTCACACACATCAgtgtaatttaacatttttagaaatgggCTTCCATAAAGAAATGTGTTGTGTGCACACTAAAAGATTTTACTGCACAGTGACTGAAACCGGCATCAGGTTAGCCTGCTTGAGCTGCTGATTTATCGTAGCTGATACTCTACAATTAAAACCAGGCGTTGATGATCAGTAGAAACGGTTGCTACAGAATCACAAATGTCAAATCAAAGACGGTCTTTAACTGATAGTTTTTCATCTGCAGGTCCATCTCCGTCCCCTATGCTTACCAGTGCTGTGCGTTCGTCGGGTGTGACTCCTCCTCCAGGGATTCCAGCATGAAGAAATCTGCAGGTGCGATTGATAAAAGATGTATTCTAGGAAGTAAATATTTGATGCTATTATCTGTGACTGAACTGGAcagtattttagaaaaaatgctgaaatagtTTCTACTGTCTTTACCAGGATGGTGCATTTAATGTTTGTCTATCTTGTGGTCTTTTAGGTGGAGATGATGGAGAACGGATCTCCATGGTCATGCATTGCTCTCCTTCACCAGGTAAACAGGTTTGATTTTGTAGCGGTTCCTCGTGTTGAggtcagttctttttttaacaaattctgcCTTTCTTCAGGAGCTCTAAAGCCGTGTGAACATCTCCTGGGTAACTGGATGATCCGCCTGACAGTGTGGTTCATCTGCCTGGTGTCGCTGGTCTACAACAGTTTGGTGCTGGTGGTGACATTCTCTCCCGTTCACCGGTCAGTGGGTCACTCTCACTTCCTGGCCCCGCCTCTGTCTCCAGCCAAACTGTTGATGGGGCTGCTGGCTCTGGCTAACCTGCTCACGGGCCTGTATGTTGGTGTGCTGACGGCGCTCGATGCTGCCACGTGGGGATCCTTCGCCAACTTCGGTGTGTGGTGGGAGATGGGCCCTGGCTGCCAGATCACAGGAGCGCTGGCGGTCTTCTCGTCAGAGTGGTCCGTCTTGTTGCTGTCCTTGGCTGCTGTGGAGCGCAGCGTCACCGTGAGGAAAATTCTCGGAAAAGGCATCATCTCACCTCGAAGAAATCCCAACCAGCATGGAAGATGCTTCGGAGGAGACCGGCGCTTCGGGCTGGCCGCAGGGCTGCTGGGCCTGGTGGCTGTCGCCGTAGCCTGCCTACCTCTGCTGGCCACCGCCGATCAGACCATGTCCCCCCTCTGCCTGCCCTTCGCGGGCGGTGAGAGCGCCAGTCTGAGTGTCACCGTCATTCTGATGCTGCTCAACGCCCTGGCTTACCTGTTCACGGCTGCCGTGTACACCCAGCTGTACTGCCACCTGGGCAGAGTGGAGCTGGCAGATCCAGGCCAAACCGGCGCCCTCCGCCACGTAGCCTGGCTCATCTTCACCAACTGCATCTTCTTCTGTCCCGTGGCCGCTTTCTCTTTCGCCCCCCTCTTGACTGGTTCCACAGCCGGTGGGCCGGAGATTGCCAAATCCGTCACCCTCATTTTCTTCCCGCTGCCGGCTTGTCTGAACCCGGTGTTGTATGTTTTCTTTAGCCCCGCCTTCAGAGAGGACTGGCTCAGAATTCGAGGGGGTTTAAGCAGGGAGGTGAAAAATAGTGCTGAAAATCACCAAGATGACGGCGGTGGAGACTCTGAACTCACAGACGGAGGTTCCTCCACCCACCTGGGCTTTGACTGTGGCATGTACACACAGATCTGTGGGGAGCCAGTTGTGTGCGAGCAGTGTGAGGCGGCGCTGCGTGCCCGGACCTGCTCTTCCCCCTCGTCCTCGGTCTGCAGACATTTGACGAAGTCTTATAGCTGTCCCACCCTGCTGGCGGGAGCCCCGGCGTGCCAGCGCAGCGGGGGGTTTTGGGCGGACAGCAGCACGCCCTCCGCTCAGTCCGAATACGCCGACGAGGGAGACTCGTTTGTGTCCGACAGCTCAGACCAGATTCAGGCCTGCGGCAGAGGCTGCTTCTGCCAAAGCCGAGGCCTTCCTCTCGTACACTACTCACACAACATACCTCGAGTCAAGGACTGACAGCTCCTGTGTTCATATGTGAATCTAGATTCTCCGGGAATCTAAGAAAATGTGCCAACAACccttttttttcaccaagcACTTATGTTTGTAATTAAAAGATGTGCAGCCAATCATTCAAAGGGAAACTGACTTTGAAAGCTAAAGATCTGAACTGTTCAACAGAAGAAGCTTTTGCATTCGTGCCTCTTGATTCTATTTGGCTTAACGGattgttgctatttttatttttgtcctttttctgttttcttaagCTTTGTAAATATGAATCTTGTCAAATTGAAAGCTTCACCACATTGACGgttgattttatacattttttatacatgTGTAGCAAATGTAATAATCATAATAGATGTTTTAGTatgaatgtaaaatattgtcttCTCTCAGTGGGACAAATAAGTTAAAATTCATGTGGGGTTGGTAGATGGaaaagacaggaaaaacaaaaagcccaTGCTTTAAGTTCATTAAGACTAAGAATGTGATCAAAGTAGCAGAAATCACTGTTTCAGGCCGGACCACGCTCCATGGTTTGGTTCATACATGTTATTTATTGCTTTAGCAGCAGTGGTGCTCGCATGGAGAATATTTCAGGTGTATAAAAATGTGGCCTCTGAATGATGATGTGTACAGATTTTAGCACAAGTATTCATTCGAACAATACAGAGGTTTCTGCAGGACACACGTGCACAAACACAGGTTTGggttttgtgttcttttaaatCGTGGTTCTGGTTTATGTCTTGGCCTTCCCCTCTTGAttcttttaccatcattttttttttttccaaaaatgtcttaatgCCAAATacacgttttatttttatatttgagaaatTATAATGAACTACatttaaagctttgttttcCATTCCTTGGtcctaaaaaagttaaaaatttaaaattaaattgattttacaaacaatcattttttgtAAGATAAATACAACACTCAAATACAGATAATCCAACTGCTCTGTTACAAGTCTATTTTGCTgtcatttattgaaaatatataacaaatgACATTCATCAACCTTTGATTTTCAATATCTATAGTCCTTCAGAGACTGAATCAGAAATTctaccgaaaaaaaaaaaaatctcctttaaaACTGGGAAGACTTCATTGAAATATCAGTGAAATTGGTTTTGATTTAAGAGGAGCTCAAACTCAAGAATGCATcaagtaaaaaatgtgaatgtaaTCCTAGAACCTGATTTAAAGGCACCACTCTGATGAGCTGAATCTCTAAGGACGTGTAAAGCAAAGCCAAAAGCCACATCGAAATATCGCTGATCACTACCTgtgtgaatatatttttatctatcgTCTGTGCCACTGTGTAGCTCGATTGATTTGGAttccacagaagaaaaaaaaagatgtacttttttattttttccttttaggcAACTCCGATTCTGATTGTATATTAAATGCATCTGTTATCAGAAGAGGGTTACTGTGAGACGAGGTCAAACACAGAACGAGGGCTGGATTTTCATGGTTGGGGCTGAGTGAGCGTAATTGTGACACGGGCCTGACTGACAGCGGGTGTACCGGAGCATGACTGCACAAATTTAAGGTGGCTACACCCTCAGAGCATGTATGCACAAGTGCACGTCATGTGAGAGCTCAGGAATTTAGGCAATGCAATGTACTCTTCCACCAGCAAGACGTCTGCAAACTTCACCATTCAATGTTTTCAATCTCTGTGTCAATCATagttaaccaaaaaaaaatcatttgatctCACTTACCTTTCAGTCTGTTGattgtatttgtaaattattgGAAAAAGGAAAGAGGTAATCAAAATGGGATTCTGACTAAGGAAGCTACCTCCTCCTCTGTAGTTGCTGCCTGCCTGTTAACAAGTCTGTATTCATGTGTCTGTTTGCCTCGGCTTcatgttcagtttttgttgttttgtgctaACTGTGGGAGGAATCTGTGTACTGTAaactgtgatttctttttttttttttccactaaacCGTAATGTTaggtttctttcatttttcagataTAAAGTTGCAGAACATATGAAATATTTCACGTAATTACAGTTCATATTGAATCTTACATGTTCTTTTCATGTCAGATCTCgcgttgctttttattttttaaactagaaaatctgttttttatgctaaagaataaagcttaaaaatgtttggggttttttgggtGTATATCTTTACAATTTccacaatttaaattaaattcaatacCAGAATAAGCTCATTGtcgatgtttaaaaaaaaaataaaaaaatactcagaactgtttttattcttgCAACAGGAAGTGTGCGACCATATTTAATACAAGCACTAAAAATACagctacaacatttttaaaataggaaattCTTGTAAAAGATTTTCCAGTGACAAACAGAAGTTTGGTAAAGTTTTCCTccaaaatggttaaaaatttaTAGAAACTCAAAAAGCAAGGAGtgaacatcaacattttttgaaaacaaagcagCGAAAGGGagcaaaaaataactttctcaaaacttaaaacttttttagatatatttgtAGTGGGCCAAAAAGATTCAAAACTTTGAGGCTTCAATCTTTATTAGACTGAAGCCTCAGTCATTTGACCACTAGGGACACCTGGTGGCCAAATGTAGCCATAGCAATccctaaaaattgaatttttaaagaattacaaTCAACAATTTagacctttaaaaaaagtctttactCATTTATCTACAATGTgaacactttttattgattgaaGCTAACTcgcaaaacatgaaaaattggaGAATCTGTCTTTGGCCTGAGGTTTATTTATCGTAAGTTTCCAtttcttttaatattaaataGTTGACTGAGAACTCTGAGACGCTTTTCTCTGCTCATGGAAGtagaatcaaatcatttttacccataattaacataaaacaatgtttgttcCTCTGtgataaacaaaaaagataagACGCTCAGTGAAGTCCTCCTCCAGCTGTCTCAGTCCAAAAAATAAGTCAGCTATGAGTTGGTgagtcaaaaatattaaaaatgtggtgttctaaaaataaattcaactgATAAGTCTTTACACTCTGGATTCTGAGAGCCTCAAAGCTgctatggattttttttttttttttttcaaaacagctGCTATTGTGAGAAACCTCTAACCCCCTGGTGGTCTAAATGGGAAGtatctgctggctccaagaagcaaaATTACagagactttatttttttttttaacacattcttgctaatcctgattttttttttttttctgttgtgtaagttcttcacatttaaaactggcctatcagatgcctcagtaataGTATGAGGTGCATCCTGAACCCACATTGAATGTGTAAAACATTTCATAGATTACAggccattcattcattttcttggccgcttatattgttttcataaaatgttcatatttctttggtttttactttgggATAATGCACTCATTCGGAAAAAAAGGAGTAAGCATGCTGCTGTGGTACTTTTAAACATAAGATAGACCTccaatataaactttttttagtagttagggagtaaGGAGGGATTTTGGACAAAGCCTTCAACTTGTAACTAAACCTTGAGTCACATGCAAGTTTCATGTGCAGAGACTCGAGATGTGAGGTTTGGAACTTGTGAACATTGCTGTGTATATATATTCATAGTTCTGAAAGGTGAAGGTTTTCTAACAATGCTTTTGCATTGGGatcacagaaacagaaactgCCTGGTATTTGGTCCCTGCAAGTTGTTTGATGAGAATTTGAATGAGAGATTTATACCAAGCAGAAGTTttaagacttgagacttgaacCTAAATACATGGACCTGTGAGCATCGCTGCTCTCTTATCTTTTGCACAAAATGACTTGGGACGCCTGAGTGCGAGTCACTGCATCAAAAGAAATGACTGGAGTAATCCTCCGGGAGCTTTGGCAACAGAGAACCGTCGGCATGTGTTTCACGGTGCTGACACGTCCTCAGTGTCCCTTTTCTGTGCTGCGCACATTAGGACCATGCCTCACACTTCTGACATAAGTGAGAATCTGAGTAATGAAGCCAACCTCTTAACGGCTACTCGTCTTTCCTTTGGAAGCAGCTTGTTGTGAGTCTGAAACGACTCATTTATGCCATCCGCCTGTGCTAGGGTGAAGAAAATGAATTCATTCTCTTGTTTTCAGAGCACTCTTTATGCACACAAAACATGCTGATTGACAACTGTTAGCCAACTACCTACATAGAATGCCAAAACCACAATTTATTTCATTcccatcttttgttttttgtcactattatgtatttttctaaaacacatCATCATTTTGAGGTCGCCGTCATCCAGAAGTCTGTACATCAGCTAATGTTTGTAAAGCACTATTTGTCATGTAGTGAAGACGTGAAACAGTCGACAAATCTGAGAACAGTTCGTCTTCTCTTCCTCTATGGGACAAAAGCCTTAATTGTTGGCCTCTTTCTTTTCCTCCTTGGTTATTTGAGctgcaaaccaaaaaaataaataaatctgtcaaTAAGTTAAGAGATACGACAACAATATAATCAAGAACTGATCAACAATTAAACAAATAGTTCAttaagtttgaaaacaaaaaagcaaaagttataataaatattataataaatgttaaaatatatgattttcTCTGCTAATAACTTGCTGTGTTTAAACTGTGGAGCAACATAAAgattattttgtgtatttccaagtgtgtaaataaaaacaaaatctctaatttattaaaattgtattaaacttttgctaattatttcttttttcatctccCTGAATTGACTGAGAAGGAtccaatataaaaaatatggtaaagAGAATGTGAGGTCCTTGTTAGTcctaaaaacaagaatgtgttttttgttttttaacgttCATGTCAGAGTACTTACGTCGAACCTCCAGTTTGCATTCCACTACGTCCTCCCCGCAGTCGTTGACGGCCTTACACGTGTACACTCCTCCATCAAACGGACAGGGCTTTCGGATCTCCAGCGTCAGCACCCCTTGCTTGCTCAGCATCCGGTACTTGGCCTCGTTTGAAAtgtccattttgtttttgtaccaAGTCACTTTGGGCTAACAAGCGAGATGAAAGGACATAAGGTAAAAGGGAGGTTTGAGAAGGCTGGTAGCTCAGTGTTGTTGTGATTGCTCCTCTCACCTTTGGTATTCCTCTCACTGCACAGCTGAGCGTGGCGCTGTACCCCGCTATGATGGAGCGGTTCACCAGAGGATGCGTGAACTTCGGCGGCTCTGAGAAGTCATGCTCCTTATAGTTAGGGGGCTTGTAGA
It contains:
- the lgr4 gene encoding leucine-rich repeat-containing G-protein coupled receptor 4 — protein: MRADLFWICLWWFLRPCASGQGQSTAVCSPSCSCDEDGGADCSGRGLTTVPTGLSTFTYYLDLSMNNITELPANVFKNFPYMEELRLAGNDLTFIHPEALSGLHQLKVLMLQNNQLKSVPSAALKNLQSLQSLRLDANHITTVPDESFQGLQQLRHLWLDDNHLTQVPVGSLTHQANLQALTLALNRITYIPANAFANLTSLVVLHLHNNRIREIAGNSFAGLVNLETLDLNFNNLMVFPKAIEALPKLKELGFHSNDISSIPEGAFHNNPLLRTIHLYDNPLSFVGATAFQNLSDLHSLILRGANKMQDFPILTGTKNLESLTLSGTKISSLPMDLCENLRLLRTLDLSYNEIEQLPSFQGCIHIQEISFQHNRIQQIDRDTFQSLSALHLLDLSRNQIQVIHRDAFLTLTSLNNLDLSMNSLTTIPSRGLSAVSQLKLSGNPQMKNMLTAKDLPKLMSISVPYAYQCCAFVGCDSSSRDSSMKKSAGGDDGERISMVMHCSPSPGALKPCEHLLGNWMIRLTVWFICLVSLVYNSLVLVVTFSPVHRSVGHSHFLAPPLSPAKLLMGLLALANLLTGLYVGVLTALDAATWGSFANFGVWWEMGPGCQITGALAVFSSEWSVLLLSLAAVERSVTVRKILGKGIISPRRNPNQHGRCFGGDRRFGLAAGLLGLVAVAVACLPLLATADQTMSPLCLPFAGGESASLSVTVILMLLNALAYLFTAAVYTQLYCHLGRVELADPGQTGALRHVAWLIFTNCIFFCPVAAFSFAPLLTGSTAGGPEIAKSVTLIFFPLPACLNPVLYVFFSPAFREDWLRIRGGLSREVKNSAENHQDDGGGDSELTDGGSSTHLGFDCGMYTQICGEPVVCEQCEAALRARTCSSPSSSVCRHLTKSYSCPTLLAGAPACQRSGGFWADSSTPSAQSEYADEGDSFVSDSSDQIQACGRGCFCQSRGLPLVHYSHNIPRVKD